AAGGAACCGCAGGCAGCCTAACGCGGATGCAATCGTAGACTGAGGGAACCACGCGGCCAAAGGCAACAGATTTCTATCCCTGCGATGGCTGATTCCACTCTTGCTCAGTTGCTCGAAATTTTGCGGCAGCAATCTTTTGTGGATTTGCCGCGTCCGCAGATCTACTTCAAGGCCTCGCTGACGGCGCTGTCCCATGCCTTGGAAGATCTCGTTTTTGCCACGGATGAGAAGCCGTTACTGATCGCCAGTTTCCAGCGCGAGCGCTTCTATCGCCAAGAAGCCCATCGCTACGAACGACTCGCCCATGTGACGAGCGCTCAGTTTGTGCTGGCTGCCGCAGAATCGCGCTTTGCTGACGCGGATACCTACCCTGCAGTTGCCTTTCCGCCCTCAGATCCGCTGGCTCTGGAATGGAACTTGGTGGTGATTGGCCCGCGCACCACAGGTTGCTTGATTTGTCTGGAGAAGCTCGATCGCCAAGGCCCCTTGGAACCGGCGATGGATACAGCGCGCCGCTTCGAGGGCATTTGGACCACCGATCGCCGGGTGGTGACGGTAGCTGCGCAACTCTTGCTGGAACGGATCGCTGAATTGCGGCCCGATTTGCAAGCGCAAACGGAAACGGCGATCGCAGCGCTACCTCCTGCCGAAGCGAGTGCTCCTAGCGTCGAAACGCCTTTTGCCGAGCGTCTGCTCAACTACTTGCAAGCCGGACAATACAAGCTACTCAAGGCCTATCGCGCCCAGGCCCGACAAACCCGTAAGGAACAACTGATTAACACGATCAGTAGTGCGGTACGACAGTCACTCAACCCTGAAGCGGTCCTCGAAATCGCCGCGCGGGAACTCGGGCTGTCGCTAGCGGCCAACCGCTGTTTGATCTATGCCTGCACGCCCGAGACAGAACAAATCTTGGTCGAGCATGAATATCGCCAAGCAGAGACAGCTTCTTTAGGCGATCGCCTCTGGCCCCTTCAAGAGAATCCACTGTTCCAGCAAGTCGCCACCGATCGCAAAGCGATTCGTCTGACCGTCGATGATCCTGAGGCGACCCTGCCTTACATCAAAGCGATGCGACAGCAATGGGACATTGCCCATTGGCTCCTGATTCCCGTGCAATATCGCCAAGAGCTGATCGGGATGATTGAACTCCATCGCGAAGCGACTGCCGAGCCTTGGGAACTAGCCGATCAAGAACTAGCGGAAGCGATCGCGACTCAAATTGGCGTAGCGCTGATTCAAGCCCAGACTTTCCGGCAGTTAGAAAACCTGGAACGCACCCGCAGCAATCTCACAGCGATTATTGGCCACGAGCTACGCACGCCTCTGTCGACTGTGCAGGTCTGTCTCGAAAGTTTGGCCAGTGAACCGGATATGAGTGCAGACCTGCGGCAGGTGATGTTGCAGACGGCTTTGGATGATGCGGAGCGGTTGCGCCTGTTGGTTCAGGACTTCCTGACACTCTCGCGCTTGGAAAGTGGCCGGATTGACTGGCATCCAGAGTCGCTGGCGCTGGATGAATGCGTTGCCATGGCCATGAGTGGCTTGCGATCGCGGCATCAGCGCGACTCCCTGCCCAGCATTGAGCAAAAGCTGCCCGCTAGCTTGCCCCTAGTGCGGGTCGATGGCGACTGGCTGGTGGAAGTGCTGATCAAGTTGCTGGACAACGCCTGCAAGTTCACCAGCGCCCAAGGTCACGTTTCGATTACGGCGGTCGTCGAAGGCGATCGCGCCTTGCGAGTCGCCATTACCGACGATGGCCGAGGAATCGAACCGGATCGCCTCGAAGCGGTGTTCGATCGCTTCTACCAAGAAGACGGCGCTCTACGGCGCAGTCAGGGCGGCAGTGGCCTCGGGCTAGCGATTTGCCGCCAGATTGTCGAGCGACTGGGCGGGCATATCTGGGCAGAATCAGAAGGCCGCGATCGTGGCACCCGCTTTCAGTTCACTCTTCCTCTGGCGACCCGGCATCCGCAGACGGCAAACGCACTGACTTGATTGGCCGAGGCGCTTTCTGACCCGAAGCTTGCGGGCGGGGACGATCGCTGGGGTCGTGACGACGAGGGAGCGTACTGCGCTGCGGACGAGCCTCACCCGTCTGACCAGCATGGCTAACAGATCGCCGATCTGGTTGCCCTTGACCCCGAGGTTGGGGTTTGGGTTTTGGCCGACGCCCCGGTAAAGCAGCCACTGCTTCTGCTTGGCGGACGACTAAAGCTTCGCCTTGCCGTTCGACTTGGAAATCCCAGAAGTGATGGAGTGCCCGGAGATCAAGGGTGCCTTGGAGCACGAGCTTAAAGCCTGCCGGTCGTTCACCCGGTTCTGTTTTGGTCTGTTGGCTAATGCGGACGACGACTCGCTGCAAATCAGGTCGGGTAAACACCACTTCGCCGCGAATCGAGAAAAAGTTTTCCGAGACTTGGAGCTTGGGCGGGCTGGGAGGCCGGATGCCAGGCGTCAGTTGCGATCGCTTGGTCAGCATCTCCGGTTCCCAGAGGCCGACAATTTGCACATGCAGTCCGCCTTCGCGATCGCGGGTGCGTGGATAGACCACCCAGAGATGCTCTTGGCTGAGATCAATGTGCTTTTTGACCAGACTGAGCACCCGGCCCAACAGCACCGCATCCAGACAGGCACCGTCACTGGCAATCAGACTACCTTTGGTGAACACCTCGGGATCGGGCTGATATCGTCCGCGCACCAAGCCAATAGCTCGGTATTGCAGCGGTTCACTAGCCGGAGGGATCGGAGCGGGGCGCATGGGTGACGGAGGAGGAGGAGCAATGGCCAAGATTGGCACTGGCACTAAGGATAGCGCTTGGGGCTGGCATTCCCTGCCGCCGGCTAGGAAAGAGTCTCAGGTGAGCTCCCAAAGCAAGGTGGTGACGGATTTAGATGCCCATGCGATCGGGCGAGGAGGATGTCAAAATAGCTTCTCAAGTCTCAGCTAAGAGGCTCGGGCCCAACTAGCCCCTGACTGTGTATTTACGATCGCCGTCTGCTGGGAGACAGCCTGTGGTGTCAAATGTGAATCTGCCGCGTCAGTCTCGACGCCAGCGCTGGGTGGATAGCCTGCTGGGAGCATCTCTTATTGCTTTGATGATTGCAGCAGCATTGCCTTTATTACTATCGCTACTGCGACCTACAGGCGCCAATTCCCCGCGCGATCGCGAGTTGGCAGCCGCTCAAGCCAATGCCTACCAAACGGTGTTGCAACGCGATCCGGATAATCTCTCTGCCCTGCGATCGCTGATTGGGGTCTATCTGCAACAGCAACAGCTATCGGAAGCGATCGCACCCTTACAGCGTTTGGCTAAACTCCAACCGCAGCAGCCCGCCTATCGAGTCTTGCTGGCACAAACGCAAGCGCAATTAGGCGATCGCGAAGCAGCTGCCCAAACCTACCGCCAGATCTTGGAGAAAGCGCCCACGCATCTAGAGGCGTTGCGCGGTTTTACCCGTCTGTTGCTCGATCAGAAACAACCCACTGCAGCAGTCGATCTCCTGCAAAAAGCGCGCCAGACCAGCAAGATTTCACCAGCAGATCAGGTGAGTATCGATCTAATGTTGGCGCAGGTCTACGCCAATCAAGGTCAAATCACTGATGCGATCGCTCTGTATGACCGCAGTATTCAGAGCAATTCCCGCGACTTTCGTCCACTGCTCGCTAAAGCCTTGCTCTTGCAGCAACAGGGTGACAGCCAAAAAGCAGCGCCAATTTTTCGAGAAGCGATCGCGATCGCCCCAGCTCAGTATCGCGATCAGATCCAACAGCTCGCTCCTAAAGCAGCACCTACAACAGCCGCGCCTCCAGCTCTTGCCACACCGCCTGAATCAACGCCACCCACAGTACCTCCGCCACCACCCAACTAAGCACTCACGAAAACTTCTCACGCGGGTTGACTCAAGTACTGCAGTGAAATAATTCCCAGTCAAAACCCAAACAACTGAGGTAAAAATTCTTGAAAAGCTCGGAGTTGGTTGTCATCACAATGCTTTGATAGCCTGACCTCGATAGGTCACGGCAGTCCTTATCTTGGGGCAGAAGTGTAATTTTGACCGAAGCATAGACCAGAGCTGTAGCGGCAAAAAAGGCGATCAAGATCGAGCTTCTAAGGTATTAGAAGTTTTGCAAGAACCTGTTTACAAGGCAGCGAGTCTGCAATGAGTTCAGATGTCGAGAAGCAACTGAAGAATATTATTGAAACCGTTAAGTTTGTGCTCCGCGATACAGCTGAAAGTCTCATGTCCGGTTCTGAAAGAGAGGTGGGAATAGTAGCATTCCTATCGACGCCTAACCCTGCTATGTCAACGGTCAATTCTGCCGACGCCACACCACGTTGCCCTGTCTGCGGTATGCCCATTGCGATCGAGCAGCCATGTTCAGTTCATCTACAGCTTTGACCAAGCCCGATTTTTGTTCCTTGCGACGAGTCTGGCGCAAGAAATTGTCCAGGCCAACCAACAGCAAGCTGGCTGCGCTCACGAACACTGGCAATCCTTACCGGAACTCGCCCATCACCGCCTCTTAGCCCGACCACAAGCTGCAGTACTCGACTGGCAAAATCGTCCGCAAAGCTGGGGGGGCTGGTTATTGGGCGTCGATTGGCAGGAGCACCAGCCCTCACGCAATGCTGCGGAGTGGGTGTCTTAGACTCAGTGACTCAGTACTGATCGGATGGGCGATCGCTTGGAGCTGCTGCACTCCTGACTGGGCGATCGCGCCTAACGCCCCAGGTTGGGATCGAACCAACGACCGACCGCTTAGAAGGCGGGTGCTCTATCCACTGAGCTACTGAGGCAGCTTGTCCATTCTCGCCCGTTGTTGACTTTGATTCAAGAGCACTAATCATAAGAAGTGCCATAGGTGCAATACCTTTTAGCAGATTTTGAATCCTTCTCTTGTATCATTCCTGTTGTCTTTCCTTATATTTTCAGCTCTTTTCTGAGCAAACAATGTTTATATCTAAAATTCAAATGGTACTTTATAGCACAAATGCATTTGCAAAAAAATGAAGAGAAAACGCAGATCAATCAATCAAATAAAAGAGGATATTTCCTGCCAAATTTTTAGGGAAAAAATCCCTGAGGCATGGGTTGTGCATGAGTACAAGCCAGACTACGGAATTGATTATGTAGTCGAATTGTTTGACTATATCGACAACAAAAAAACAGTAGCTGAAACCCTAGGTGAAAGCTTTTTTGTGTAGCTTAAGGCATCTAGTTCAATTGAGTATAAAACTCAACGGGTTTATCCTAGGAGCAATATCAAGCTAGGAAAATTGATAGAGGATAAATCTGAGTATCTTGACATTGAAATTATTAAGTTTAAGATTGAGACTTCTGAAATCCTTACTGTACAGTCTATGGGGTCAGCAGTTCCAGTTCTATTGATCGTTGTAGATTTAATAACAAAACGAACATTTTTTATCTGTTTGAATGACTATATTGACAAGATTCTAGTGCCAGAAGACATCAATTTTTTCAGAAAAAAATATAAGACTTTGCGTATTCCTGTAAAAAATGAAATCCTGAATCAAAAAAATAATCTTGTGGCTCTGAGAGCATATGGTAAACGTGCAAAAATGTACGGTGCCTTTAATAAGTTTTATTTTCAGAAAAAAGAAATTGATTATCTACTGGACTCAGCTCAGTATGGTGGAGCTAAAGAGGCTGACATCGAAACAATACACAAATTTACTGAAACATTATTACGTCAAGACATATGGCGCAATCATGAGTTTTGGGGGGTAATTAAGTATAGTTTTGACGAACTTAATAATTTAAAGTATCGCTTAGATAAAGGTGTTCAGATTGAAGAGTATCAAGATATTTTAGATCAATGTGGCAATGGTAGTGGCATTTGGCATCGCCTTGTTACTCTGGGTAATATCTATGAAGAGATAGTACGTGAAAGATTTATGCCAACCTACTTAGCTCAACACACTTCTTATCCCTAGGCTTTGCAACTAATTTCATTGCTCTCTTGGTCAACAAAGGAAATAGACTCATTACCTAGTGAGTCTATTTCCTTTGTTGAGACCATCTGTTAGCTCTTAATTGAGGGTCGCTCTCAATGCGCTTTGTGCCATCGCTGCGATCGCCTGATCACTGACTTTCGGCAGGTGATAGTACTGACCACCGGCGGCATTGGCGAGTTCTTTGCCGAAGCCTGCGCCAACAAACTTACGCTCGGTATCGATGACCAGTAGTTGCATCGACAGACCGCGAATCCGCTTGGCGATATCCAGCAGTTCTTCCTTGAGATCCGGTTTCTCGCCTTCCTCCATCGGTTGCCCCAACGATCGCGCCAGCGGAATGTTGCCGCGACCATCGGTGATCGCCACAATCACCACCTGACCGATATCCCCCGATTGAGCCGCATTCGTGCCCACTCGCACCGCTTGGGTTAGACCATGCGCCAGCGGCGACCCGCCCCCGCAGGGCATTTTTTCGAGCCTCTTACGCGCTGCCGTGATCGATCGCGTCGGGGGTAGCAAGACTTCCGCTTGTTCGCCGCGGAAGGGAATTAGCGCCACTTGATCGCGGTTTTCATAGGCTTCGGTCAGTAGACGAATCACGGCACCTTTGGCCGATTGCATCCGGTTGAGGGCCATCGATCCCGAAGCATCGACGAGGAAGATCACCAGCGCACCGGCTTTGCGCACCAGTTGTTTGCTGCGGATATCCGCATCTTCGACGATCACTTTGCGATCGGGCTGCCGTTGTCGGCGGGCTTTTTGGTAGGGCGCAGATGCTCGGAGTGTTGCATCAACCGCAATCCGGCGCACCGGCCCACGTGGCAACATTGGCTTGATGTAGCGGCCGCGATCTTCGGAAAAGATCAGCGATCGCGAGCCGGACTTACCTTGGCGACTGAATTGCTGGGCAAACACTAAGACGCTCGGGTCGAGCACCACGCCCTCAGCATCGAAGACAAACTCTTCGGGAATCGGCGGTGGCGTATCGGGTTGCTGATCATCCGACTCGTTTTCGGGCTCGTCCGGCTCCTGCTCATTTTGCTCGTCCTCGCCCTGTTGTTCCTGTGATGGCGGTGGTGGTGGCGGAGCAGCAGGGGGCTCTTCCGGCGGTGGTGGCGAATCCAGCACGGTCGCCCGAGGCACGATCACGAGCTGCACCGCAAGGCGCAAGTCATCAGCGTTGACTTCGGTACGGCCTTCCAAGGCAGCCGCAGCCCGGGCGACTCGTACTGCAAACAGTTCGGCGCGATGGCCTTGAACTTGTCCGCGAATCGCTTCGCGCACCAGATAGCCGATCTGCTCGGGTGTGATCGTCACATCCGGCAGCCATTCCCGCGCCAGCAGAATTTGGGTGCGCAGGCTTTCGGTCTCTTCGGCGTAGGCTTCCAGCACCTTGGCGGGATCATTGGCGTAACGCAACGCCTGCTCTACGGCTTGGACGCGGTCTTCGATTTCTAAAATCGCGTCGGCAGAGAGCGCGATCGCAATGCGATCGAGCAGGTGCAGGCGTAGCGGCCCCTCTTCAGGGTTGTAGGTGGCAATTAGCAGCGGCCGGCAGGCATGCTCAATGCTGATGCCTTCTCGCTCAATCCGGTTACGGCCTTCACTAATTGCTGTCAGCAGCAGGTTGGCAATTTGGTCGTCCAGCAGGTTGATCTCATCGACGTAGAGAACGCCGCGATGAGCCTCGGCCAGCAGTCCGGGCTGGAAAACCGTTTCGCCCCGTTTAATCGACTGCGCCACATCCACCGAACCGAGGAGCCGGTCTTCAGTAATGCCCAGCGGTACTTGGCAGAAGGGAGCCGGGATGACGCGAGTCGGTAGTTCCTCGCCGTTGGCCTGTCGCTGCTGGGTCAGGGCATCCCAGTCGCCAGGACGGTTGGGATCGGCGTTGAACGAGTTTTCGAGAATTTCAATCGGCGGCAGCAGTGCATGCAAGGCCCGCGCCATCACCGATTTGGCGGTACCCCGACGGCCAGCGATCGCTACCCCACCCAAACCCGGATCCACTGCCGCCAAGATCAACGCCAGCTTGATCGGACCTTGGCCGACCACCGCCGGTAAAGGGAATGCAGTAGGACTTGGGGCTGCAGCGATCATGAGATCAGTTCGGGGGGCTGCTTTTCAGGATAAGACGCCAGCTCACAGCTCTACTACCGGAATCTCATCCCAACTGGCGATCGCAGCCGCAGAAGGAGTGGGTGGCCAGCAGCGATCGCGTTCCTCACAGGTCTGGCAGCGTTCATTGCGATCGGGTCGCTGCGGCAACGGCGTTTGCGGATAGTCCTGCAGCCAGCCTTTTAGTTCCTGCAAGCTCCGCTCTAGCCGTTGCTGGGTTTGCTGGTGTTGCTGTCGGTTCCAGTGAATCGTGACAGGCTTCTGAGGCTGACTGAGAACAAACCAGTAGTGCATGGCCACAGATTCGGGCGGCAGTCCACTGCGCTCCGTCACCAGCCAGCAGTAGAGCTGGGTTTGCCAACTCGCCGCAAGAGTTTCCAGCGTCTGCGGGCGGTTGTGAGTTTTCCAGTCGTGGATCTGGGCGGCGCGATCGCTCAATTCCAGTCGGTCAAAAATGGCGACCAGCACAAAATCTTGAAAGGGCCACTGCCAACGGCATTCCGTCTGTCGGTGCCAGCCCGCTGGTGGCGGCACAAACAGCTGGGGTTGAGCCTCAGCAAAATCTGCGAGGCATTGATCCAAACTGCGATCGCCCGTTTGCATCTGCTCGATCGCGATGCCCAAGGCTTGCTGCTGCATCAAGCGGTGGAAGCGGCGACCCCAGTCCAAGCGCTGGCGCAGATCATGCTGAAACCAACGGCTTGACAGCTCCAGTGCCTCTACTTGAAATAAGCGCGGGCAATCCTGCAGACGCTGCAACGTACCTTGAGAAAGGGCCGGATAGCGGCTCATCTGATGCGATTCTCCAGTGGTTGCCGTTCCTGTGGCTATTTTAGAAAGTCATGTTTGGACTGCCTTTGCGATTTCTCTCGGCAGTAACCTAGGGAACCGAGCTCTGCACCTCCAGCAGGCGATCGCGCAACTAAGAGACCTGACCAGCATTCGCCAGCTACAAGTTTCGGCCATCTATCAAACACCGCCTGTAGGGCCACCCCAGCCGGATTACTACAATGCCTGCGCGATCGCAGAAACCTCCCTTGCGCCCCACGATTTGCTCCGACAACTGCAGGCGTTAGAGGCTGCTGCGGGTCGTGAACGTTTGGAGCACTGGGGGCCGCGCACCCTGGACTTAGATCTGCTGCTCTACGGCGATCGCCAGATTCAAAGCCCGACCCTGTCGGTGCCGCATCCCTATCTGACCCAGCGAGCCTTTGTCTTGATTCCTCTAGCAGCGATCGCCCCCGATTGGATTGAACCAGTCACTAGAGAGGCGATCGCCACCTTGGCGCAACGGGTGGACTCAACCGGAATCGAGCGACTCGGTAGCATGGAAACGTTGGCCGAGAGCCCCTAATGAATCGCACCCCGCCGGAAATTCTGCGTCAGACACTCTCCTATCGCAGCCGCAAATTCGACTTTGAAGTCAACCAACTGCGCCTACCCAACACAGTCGAGGGCGAATGGGCCTGTATTCGGCATCCAGGCGGAGCACTAGCGGTTCCTGTTTTGCCGGATGGTCGTTTAGTGTTGGTGCGTCAATATCGGTTTGCGGCAGAAGGCTGGTTGCTGGAATTTCCGGCAGGCACCGTCGAAGATCACGAAGATCCAGCAGCCACGATCGCCCGCGAAATTGAAGAAGAAACGGGTTATCGTGCTGGCACATGGCAACACCTCGGGGACTTTTTCCTCGCACCAGGCTATTCCGATGAGGTGATTTACGCCTACCTCGCCACTGACTTAGAAAAGCTGGAGCATCCGCCTGCAGGCGATGAAGATGAAGACATTGAAGTGCTGGCTTTGACGCCTGAAGAGTTGAGCGCAGCGATCCGTAATGGTGAGCCGGTAGACGCGAAAACAATCACGGCTTTCTGGCTCTATCAGCAGCTGAAGCAAAGCTAAGAGACTGGCAAGTCCATCATCAGCAAGCAGTTGCCATCTATCGATCTGGGACTTCCTTTGGTCGCAGATTGCACTGAATGGCTATAAATCTATGCGGCAGATAAAAAGCCTATCGCACTTGGCACTGTCTACTCGGATGGCTAGACTCAAGGCATCGAATTTTAGATGCTGAGATGGCGAATTGCCCCAACTGTGGTTCAGACCACATTAGTTTGAAGCAAAATAGCCAAGTCACTTGGGGAATATCTGGATTGGGATATGCAGCTCTTGGCATTATTGAAATAGTATCTAATGAAACAGATGCATTTAACTATTGCTTAGACTGTGGAACCACATGGCGAGCTAGTGATGCCTTTGCCGTTCTTAAATCAATAGAAATTCTATTAGGTTGTCAACTCGATATTGCTCACGAAAAAGACAGAGATCTAATGAATAAATTTCTTGAAGATTTCGTTCCTCAGTTTGTAAAAATTAAGCATGAAAAAGGATTAATTAAATCTAGTCTTGTAGCTCTTGGGAGTCAAGAAAATTATCATCTATTAACTAACAAAGGTCTTATCATTGGCATTTTAATCTCATTTTTACTAGTCGTGCTAATGGCATTTATTTCAGCTTATCTAAGGGAAACGATTTTGATTTTGATGGGCGTGATTTTGGCATTTGTTAGCCCTGTTGTTGGAATTTACTATGATAATTTTGTATCTAAAAAAAGTAAGAAAAGAAAATGGATTGAAAAACGAGAGGCCCGATTAAAGGAGCTTAGGTCATCCCAAATTCAGCTAGAAGCTAAACTAAATGAAGCTAATATCAAGATCGAACAATTGATTGAGCAATTCAAAGCAGGCTGCGAATCAGAAGTATAGAATCCGAAGTGGAATTGCAATAGTTTTACACATCAGTCTTGGCTGGCAGAGACTTTGAAGCTAATGATTTTGGACGATTGGTTTGCTGAAATTGCGGCGCTCCAAGCCTGCCATTCGCCGAGCGGTTGGGAAGGCGAGATTGATACTTATCTCCAGCAGCGTTTTCAGGCGTTGGGTTGCAGTCCTGAGCAGGATGAAGCAGGCAATCTGATTGTGCGAATTGCGGGCGATCGCCCCGAGGTGATTGCCATCACGGCCCACAAAGACGAAATCGGCATGATTGTCGAAGCAATCGCGCCAGAGGGTCGTGTCCGTGTCAATCGGCTCGGTGGCTCCTATCCCTGGACTTATGGCGAAGGGCCGGTGGAGTTGCTGGGCGATCGCGCGATCGTGCCTGGCATTCTCAGTTTTGGTGCACGCCATGTTTCCCACGCTTCGCCTCAGAAGGCATTGCAGACCGAAAAGGCTCTAACTTGGCCAGACACTTGGATTGAAACCAAACAGTCCTTAGAAGCACTGCAAGCAGCAGGTGTCCGACCCGGCACTCGCGTCGTGGTTAGTCGCGATCGCAAGCGACCGCAGCGCTTAGGGCAACATATTGCTGGCTATGCCCTCGACAACAAAGCCTCGCTGGCAATTTTGCTCGATCTGGCAGTGCAGCTGAAGCAGCCTCGCTACACCGTTCATCTTGTCGCCTCAGCCAAAGAAGAAGTGGGTGCGGTCGGAGCGCTCTTCCATAGCCAACGTCAGCGATTAGCGGCCTTGATTGCCTTGGAGATTATTCCCGTTGCGCCGGAATATCCGATCGCTGCCAGCGAAGCACCCGTCCTGCTGTCCCAAGATGCTTACGGCCTGTATGACGAGGATCTAAATCAAGACTTGCGACAAGCCGCGATCGCGATCGACTTGCCGATACAGGAAGCAGTTTTGCAGGGCTTTGGCAGTGATGGCTCGATCGCCATGAAGTTTGGTCATGTGCCTCGAGCCGCTTGCTTAGGCTTTGCCACGGACAACACCCACGGCTACGAAATCGCGAACCTTGCTGCGATCGCCCAGTGCAGTCATTGGCTGCAGCAGTATCTTCAGCCAGTAGGATGAGAGCGAGTCAAGGTCGCGGTGCATGACGATAGAACCGGCCCAGGAGCCGCTCGACGAGGATTGGGATAGTTGGGTCGATGCCGACGCGAATGCGGCAACACCCGTGACGCCTATGGCGATCGCTGCCCGCACAGAACCTAAGGGACCGCTGGCACTGGTGGAAACGGCTTTCATGGCCAGTGCTGCGGCGCTGCTTTGGTTAGTCAACTTCTTCTTCCCCCTGGGGCCGGTGCTACGGGTGCTATTCCCCTTGCCGATCGCCTTGCTCTACCGACGCTGGGGCCCGCGTAGCGCTTGGCTAGGGGCGATCGTCGCCAGTCTGTTGTTGTTCGTCCTCCTCGGTCCCACTCGCGGCATCCTCTTTTTGCTGCCGCCGGGTTGCCTCGGCGTTTTACTAGGCTGCTGCTGGCAGCGACGCCTTTCCTGGGGCTGGTCGATTCTGCTGGGAGGCGGCCTAGAGACCATTGGCTTTTTCTTCCGCCTCGGAGTTTTGTCAGTACTCTTGGGCGAGGACATTTGGACCTACCTCACAGCTCAAGTCACGGGCTTCTTAGAGTGGTTGATGGGACTGATGGGCTGGCTGGGCCAGATTCCACTCTCAACCGTGCAAGCGGTGGCCTTGGTAACGATCGCTCTCAGCAGTCTGCTCTACGTCCTTGTTGTGCATGGGGTGGCTTGGGTGCTCTTCCGCCGCTTGGGAACCCCGATTCCTGCCCCACCAGAGTGGTTACAGACCGTCCTTGATCTCGATGCTGCCTGACGCGATCGCTTGCTGGGGGGGTGAAGCCCAACTGAACCCTTGGTTGACTCAAGTTCAGGGGCGATCGCCTTTGTTGGCTGTTCTGCTGGCCTTTACTGAAACGGCACTGATCCCCGGCATTTCAGCAGCGGGCAAAACGCCTCGCGATCGCCGCTACACTGCCCACGCTGATGCTGAGTTTCTCTACAACGGTCCGACTCCGCATCCGCAATACCCATTGCCTCCATTACAGGCAGGCGCATCGCCAGTTCTGATCACGCGAGCCTGCGTGGAGCAGTTGGCCACGCCACTCGTCTTGATCGATGCAGGACTGGTGCAGCCATTGCCAGTTCCAGCCATTCGCCTCGCTAGTCAACCGGCACGCTGCCTCAGTACTGGCCAGGCCTTACCGATCGCAGTCGCAGAACAACTTTTCCAGCAAGGACAGGCCCAAGGGGCGGCGATCGCGGCTCAACATCCCGATCGCTGGTTGGTTCTGGGTGAATGTGTGGTTGGCGGCACCAGCACAGCCCTAGCCCTGCTATTGGCATTGGGCGTGGAAGCAGCCGGCTGCGTCAGTAGCAGCCATCCCACCTGTAACCACACCCAGAAGTTAGCGATTGTTCAACAAGGACTCGCGGTAATTTCCGATCGCACTCAGCGATCGCCCTTGGCACTCGCAGCAGCGATCGCCGATCCGATGTTGATTGCGGCAGCGGGATTGGCCATGGCGGCTAGTCAAACGATGCCGATTCTGTTGGCGGGTGGCACTCAAATGCTGGCAGCCTACGCACTGATGGCCGCGATCGCTCGCACTGGCGTGGCATGGCAACCGGATCGGATTGCCGTCGGGACGACCCGTTGGGTAATGGCTGATCGCAGTGCCCAGGTGGCTCAATTAGGGCCCGCGATCGCTGCACAACTGGGCTCAGAACCATTGCTGCTATCCACACAGCTGGATTTCAGCCAATCGCGCCATGCGCAATTGCGCGTCTACGAGCAGGGCTTTGTTAAAGAAGGGGTTGCTGCGGGAGGCATGGCGATCGCCGCCAGTTTGACCTGCGGTGCCACTGTCGAAACCCTACGAGCATGGGTGGATGATTTGGGCGATCGCGCGATCGCAGCTAGCGGTATTGCAAGTGCGGCGACTGATTGAGGACTTGTTCTTCCAAGGCAGCAATCCGGCCATAGGCGGCTGTGA
The sequence above is a segment of the Synechococcus elongatus PCC 11801 genome. Coding sequences within it:
- a CDS encoding NUDIX hydrolase is translated as MNRTPPEILRQTLSYRSRKFDFEVNQLRLPNTVEGEWACIRHPGGALAVPVLPDGRLVLVRQYRFAAEGWLLEFPAGTVEDHEDPAATIAREIEEETGYRAGTWQHLGDFFLAPGYSDEVIYAYLATDLEKLEHPPAGDEDEDIEVLALTPEELSAAIRNGEPVDAKTITAFWLYQQLKQS
- a CDS encoding YrzE family protein, with protein sequence MANCPNCGSDHISLKQNSQVTWGISGLGYAALGIIEIVSNETDAFNYCLDCGTTWRASDAFAVLKSIEILLGCQLDIAHEKDRDLMNKFLEDFVPQFVKIKHEKGLIKSSLVALGSQENYHLLTNKGLIIGILISFLLVVLMAFISAYLRETILILMGVILAFVSPVVGIYYDNFVSKKSKKRKWIEKREARLKELRSSQIQLEAKLNEANIKIEQLIEQFKAGCESEV
- a CDS encoding M42 family metallopeptidase, whose protein sequence is MILDDWFAEIAALQACHSPSGWEGEIDTYLQQRFQALGCSPEQDEAGNLIVRIAGDRPEVIAITAHKDEIGMIVEAIAPEGRVRVNRLGGSYPWTYGEGPVELLGDRAIVPGILSFGARHVSHASPQKALQTEKALTWPDTWIETKQSLEALQAAGVRPGTRVVVSRDRKRPQRLGQHIAGYALDNKASLAILLDLAVQLKQPRYTVHLVASAKEEVGAVGALFHSQRQRLAALIALEIIPVAPEYPIAASEAPVLLSQDAYGLYDEDLNQDLRQAAIAIDLPIQEAVLQGFGSDGSIAMKFGHVPRAACLGFATDNTHGYEIANLAAIAQCSHWLQQYLQPVG
- the folK gene encoding 2-amino-4-hydroxy-6-hydroxymethyldihydropteridine diphosphokinase; this translates as MAILESHVWTAFAISLGSNLGNRALHLQQAIAQLRDLTSIRQLQVSAIYQTPPVGPPQPDYYNACAIAETSLAPHDLLRQLQALEAAAGRERLEHWGPRTLDLDLLLYGDRQIQSPTLSVPHPYLTQRAFVLIPLAAIAPDWIEPVTREAIATLAQRVDSTGIERLGSMETLAESP
- a CDS encoding DUF2232 domain-containing protein; the encoded protein is MTIEPAQEPLDEDWDSWVDADANAATPVTPMAIAARTEPKGPLALVETAFMASAAALLWLVNFFFPLGPVLRVLFPLPIALLYRRWGPRSAWLGAIVASLLLFVLLGPTRGILFLLPPGCLGVLLGCCWQRRLSWGWSILLGGGLETIGFFFRLGVLSVLLGEDIWTYLTAQVTGFLEWLMGLMGWLGQIPLSTVQAVALVTIALSSLLYVLVVHGVAWVLFRRLGTPIPAPPEWLQTVLDLDAA
- the cobT gene encoding nicotinate mononucleotide-dependent phosphoribosyltransferase CobT — translated: MLPDAIACWGGEAQLNPWLTQVQGRSPLLAVLLAFTETALIPGISAAGKTPRDRRYTAHADAEFLYNGPTPHPQYPLPPLQAGASPVLITRACVEQLATPLVLIDAGLVQPLPVPAIRLASQPARCLSTGQALPIAVAEQLFQQGQAQGAAIAAQHPDRWLVLGECVVGGTSTALALLLALGVEAAGCVSSSHPTCNHTQKLAIVQQGLAVISDRTQRSPLALAAAIADPMLIAAAGLAMAASQTMPILLAGGTQMLAAYALMAAIARTGVAWQPDRIAVGTTRWVMADRSAQVAQLGPAIAAQLGSEPLLLSTQLDFSQSRHAQLRVYEQGFVKEGVAAGGMAIAASLTCGATVETLRAWVDDLGDRAIAASGIASAATD